ACAAGCCGATCCCGCCGCTGGTCAGCCAGGTCTACACGATCGACGGCATCAGCATCTCGCTGAAGCAGATCATCATCGTAATCGTCACCATCGCGCTGCTCGCGGTCTTCTGGTACCTGGTCAACAGGACGGCGCTCGGTCGCGCCCAGCGCGCCTGCGAGCAGGATCGCAAGATGGCGGCGCTGCTCGGCATCGACGTCGATCGGACCATCTCCATCACCTTCATCATGGGCGCCGCCCTTGCCGCCGTCGCGGGCACGCTGTTCCTGATGTACTACGGCGTCGTGGTGTTCTCCGACGGCTTCGTGCCGGGCGTTAAGGCCTTCACCGCGGCCGTGCTCGGCGGCATCGGCTCGCTGCCCGGCGCGGTGCTCGGCGGGCTCTTGATCGGCTTCATCGAGAGCATGTGGTCGGCCTATTTCTCCATCGACTACAAGGACGTGGCCGCATTTTCGATCCTGGCGATCGTGCTCATCTTCCTGCCCTCCGGCATCCTCGGCCGGCCTGAAGTCGAAAAGGTCTGATCCTCATGGCCGTTACCGTGTCCTCGGAGCGCGACACCGTCGCCACTCCCATCCAGCGCGCTTTCCGCGAGGCGCTCTATGCCGGCGCCATCTCGCTCGGCCTGTTCGTGCTGTTCATCGGTCTCAGGACAGACCAGAACATCAGCAACGAACTGATCCTGGTGCAGCGCTGGGGCCTGCTCGCCATCGTGGTCATTGCCGTCACGCTCGGCCGCTTTGCCTATGTGGCGTATGCGCTTCCGGCAATGGAGCGGTCGAAAGCCGAAAGGGCCCAGGCGCCCGCCGTCGTCGCCGAACCTGGCTTCCTGAAGCGGAACTTCAACAGGATCGGCCTTGTCGTCCTACTGCTCTATCCGATCGCGATGGTGCTCCTGTTCGGCTTCCAGGGCTCGCTCAAATGGGTCGACAATTTCGGCA
This region of Mesorhizobium sp. M2A.F.Ca.ET.046.03.2.1 genomic DNA includes:
- a CDS encoding branched-chain amino acid ABC transporter permease, with the protein product MQYFVQQLINGLTLGSIYGLIAIGYTMVYGIIGMINFAHGDIFMVGAFTALIVFLILGALFYSVPVVVALLIMMIVAMLLTSLYNWTIEKVAYRPLRGSFRLAPLITAIGMSIALSNFVQVTQGPRNKPIPPLVSQVYTIDGISISLKQIIIVIVTIALLAVFWYLVNRTALGRAQRACEQDRKMAALLGIDVDRTISITFIMGAALAAVAGTLFLMYYGVVVFSDGFVPGVKAFTAAVLGGIGSLPGAVLGGLLIGFIESMWSAYFSIDYKDVAAFSILAIVLIFLPSGILGRPEVEKV